The Oscillospiraceae bacterium genome has a segment encoding these proteins:
- a CDS encoding ABC transporter ATP-binding protein/permease has product MTAIGKSQLPKAAVLLFTNALGAALSVCFANFSKHIINGATEYKDWGYVVRYAIYLLILIMVQMALNLIGSSFSERCKARLDMIFKKHMLQVLIKKDYASVSKYHTGELNNLLFNDVQVITDGYTTLLPNVVFFIVKLLSAFIYLVIIDKVFALAFLVGGVFVFLSTRMFRKTLKRLHKQVQQTEGKTRSFMQETISNLLVIKTFVAEDKINQQTDVLQQENYVARMKRRFFGIAANAGLSTTFNIGYVFALAFGAYRLLNGLDYGTVTAMLQLVNQIQGPFASLSGIMPKYFAIIASAERLMEIENLPEEESSNADDVDVPSAYRDLRALQFDHIDFRYDRDVILDHTSLTINKGDFVAITGISGIGKSTLLKLLLGVFPTQDGSIYLEMADGSHIPADKHTRRLFAYVPQGNMLLSGTILDNLKFINSNATDEEVQRAVEIACADTFINELPQGLMTVIGERGMGLSEGQVQRLAIARSLLSKSPVLLLDEATSALDEETEHRFLKNLKALQNVTCIIVSHKKAALRICNKHVRIEDCKIVSEERTYDAD; this is encoded by the coding sequence ATGACTGCCATCGGCAAGAGCCAGCTGCCTAAAGCGGCGGTACTGTTGTTTACCAACGCGCTGGGCGCGGCGCTGTCTGTGTGCTTTGCCAATTTTTCCAAGCATATCATTAACGGCGCTACCGAATACAAGGACTGGGGTTATGTGGTGCGCTATGCCATTTATCTGCTGATCCTGATCATGGTGCAGATGGCACTGAATCTAATCGGCAGCAGCTTTTCCGAGCGATGCAAGGCGCGCCTGGATATGATCTTCAAAAAGCATATGCTCCAGGTGCTCATTAAAAAGGACTACGCCAGTGTGTCCAAGTATCATACCGGCGAGCTGAATAATCTGCTGTTTAACGATGTGCAGGTGATTACAGACGGCTATACCACCTTGTTGCCCAATGTGGTGTTTTTTATCGTCAAGCTGCTTAGTGCCTTTATTTACTTAGTGATTATTGACAAGGTGTTTGCCCTTGCTTTTTTGGTGGGCGGGGTGTTTGTGTTCCTGTCTACCCGTATGTTTCGCAAGACCTTAAAGCGTTTGCACAAGCAGGTCCAGCAAACGGAGGGCAAGACCCGCTCCTTTATGCAAGAGACCATCAGCAATCTGCTGGTGATCAAGACTTTTGTGGCGGAGGACAAGATCAACCAGCAGACGGATGTGCTGCAACAGGAGAATTATGTGGCGCGTATGAAGCGGCGCTTCTTTGGCATTGCCGCCAACGCCGGGCTGTCTACCACCTTTAATATCGGCTATGTGTTTGCCCTGGCCTTTGGCGCCTATCGACTGCTAAACGGGCTGGACTACGGTACAGTTACCGCCATGCTCCAGCTGGTGAACCAAATTCAGGGGCCGTTTGCTTCTTTGTCCGGTATTATGCCCAAGTATTTTGCCATCATTGCTTCTGCGGAGCGACTGATGGAGATCGAGAATCTGCCGGAGGAGGAGAGCAGCAACGCAGACGATGTGGATGTACCGTCCGCTTACCGGGATCTGCGGGCGTTGCAGTTCGATCATATCGACTTCCGCTATGACCGGGATGTGATCCTGGATCATACCTCACTGACCATTAACAAAGGGGACTTTGTGGCCATCACCGGCATCTCCGGTATCGGCAAGAGCACGCTGCTGAAGTTGCTGCTGGGCGTGTTTCCTACCCAGGACGGCTCTATTTACTTGGAGATGGCGGACGGCAGCCATATCCCGGCAGACAAGCACACCCGCCGACTGTTTGCCTATGTGCCCCAAGGGAATATGCTTCTGTCCGGCACGATACTGGATAATTTGAAGTTTATTAACAGTAACGCTACGGACGAGGAGGTGCAGCGGGCCGTTGAGATCGCCTGTGCAGACACCTTTATCAACGAATTGCCCCAGGGTTTGATGACTGTGATCGGCGAGCGGGGTATGGGCCTGTCCGAGGGGCAGGTGCAGCGGCTGGCCATTGCCCGCAGTTTGCTGTCCAAATCCCCGGTGCTGCTGCTGGACGAGGCCACCTCCGCGCTGGACGAGGAAACGGAACATCGCTTTTTGAAAAATCTGAAAGCGCTGCAAAATGTGACTTGCATTATTGTGTCTCATAAAAAGGCAGCGCTGCGGATCTGTAATAAACATGTACGCATTGAGGACTGCAAAATTGTAAGTGAGGAGAGAACTTATGATGCTGACTGA
- a CDS encoding glycoside hydrolase family 2 produces MMLTEWGKQLDKSCPLSEYPRPQFVRDSYLSLNGMWQCAFTRDSTVPVQMDTAICVPFSPETPLSGVERTLKPGEYLHYRRTFALPENFNRGRVFLHFGAVDQMCTVYLNGVQVGGHQGGYTPFTLELTEALQPGENKLEVSVQDFTDENQYSRGKQKTKRGGIWYSPQSGIWQSVWLESTPVEFLEKVRITPNYDGAAVHFEFFGTDHVRTRIYDGETLVADTTDTDVPLPDFKSWSPESPFLYQVEFEACGEVIRSYFGMRKFSVGRDLDGLPRLFLNNKPYFHNGLLDQGYYPDGFLTPPANAAMAYDVTHVKRCGFNMLRKHIKMEPLLWYHYCDVQGILVWQDMINGGGHYGLEISAIPFVGITLDDRKYKTFKRTDAAARELYYQELWEMVDALYNCPCIAMWVPFNEGWGQFDSTVAYNLLKEWDPTRTVDAASGWHPCGDSDVISKHIYFTPIRVHAGDKPWLLTEFGGYALKTPGHTWNERTFGYRVYPSKEKLTAAYQKLFNKVIIPQIKTGLAATVYTQVTDVEDEINGLMTYDRQVAKIDPAVLQKINEKVKY; encoded by the coding sequence ATGATGCTGACTGAATGGGGGAAGCAGTTGGACAAAAGTTGTCCGCTGTCTGAGTATCCGCGCCCGCAATTTGTGCGGGATTCGTACCTGAGCTTAAACGGTATGTGGCAGTGTGCCTTTACCAGGGACAGCACCGTGCCGGTACAGATGGACACGGCCATTTGCGTGCCCTTCTCGCCGGAGACGCCGCTTTCCGGGGTGGAGCGCACCTTAAAGCCCGGTGAGTACCTGCACTATCGGCGCACCTTTGCTTTGCCGGAGAACTTTAACCGGGGGCGGGTGTTCCTGCACTTTGGCGCGGTGGACCAAATGTGCACCGTGTACTTAAACGGTGTGCAGGTGGGCGGCCATCAGGGGGGCTACACACCCTTTACTTTGGAGCTGACAGAGGCCCTGCAACCGGGGGAGAACAAGCTGGAAGTATCTGTGCAGGACTTTACGGACGAAAATCAGTATTCCCGGGGAAAACAAAAGACCAAGCGTGGCGGTATTTGGTATTCGCCCCAAAGCGGCATTTGGCAGAGCGTTTGGCTGGAGTCCACGCCGGTGGAATTCCTGGAGAAGGTGCGGATCACGCCGAATTATGACGGCGCCGCCGTGCATTTTGAATTCTTTGGCACCGACCATGTACGCACCCGCATTTATGACGGCGAGACTTTGGTCGCCGACACGACGGACACAGATGTGCCGTTGCCGGACTTTAAGTCCTGGAGCCCGGAGTCGCCGTTTCTCTATCAGGTGGAATTTGAGGCCTGCGGCGAGGTGATCCGTTCCTATTTCGGTATGCGCAAGTTCTCTGTCGGTCGGGACTTGGACGGTCTGCCCCGTCTGTTTTTGAACAATAAGCCTTATTTCCATAACGGTTTGCTGGACCAGGGGTATTACCCGGACGGCTTTTTGACCCCACCGGCCAATGCAGCTATGGCGTACGATGTGACCCATGTAAAGCGCTGTGGTTTTAATATGCTGCGCAAGCACATTAAAATGGAGCCGCTTCTTTGGTATCATTACTGCGATGTGCAGGGCATTTTGGTGTGGCAGGATATGATCAACGGCGGCGGGCACTACGGGCTGGAGATCTCCGCGATTCCCTTTGTGGGTATTACCCTGGATGACCGGAAGTATAAGACCTTTAAGCGCACGGACGCGGCCGCTCGTGAGCTGTACTATCAGGAACTGTGGGAGATGGTGGACGCCCTGTATAACTGCCCCTGTATTGCCATGTGGGTGCCCTTTAATGAGGGCTGGGGTCAGTTTGATTCTACGGTGGCCTACAATCTGCTGAAAGAATGGGATCCCACCCGCACGGTGGACGCCGCCAGCGGCTGGCACCCCTGCGGCGACAGTGATGTGATCAGCAAGCACATTTATTTTACCCCCATTCGGGTGCACGCCGGCGACAAGCCCTGGCTGCTGACAGAGTTTGGCGGTTATGCGCTGAAAACGCCCGGTCACACCTGGAACGAACGCACTTTTGGCTACCGAGTTTATCCCAGCAAGGAAAAGCTGACGGCGGCGTACCAAAAACTGTTTAACAAGGTGATCATTCCCCAGATCAAAACCGGCCTGGCTGCCACCGTTTATACACAGGTGACGGATGTGGAGGACGAGATCAACGGTCTGATGACCTATGACCGCCAGGTGGCGAAGATCGACCCGGCGGTGCTGCAAAAAATCAATGAGAAAGTGAAGTATTAA